A genomic window from Salvia hispanica cultivar TCC Black 2014 chromosome 5, UniMelb_Shisp_WGS_1.0, whole genome shotgun sequence includes:
- the LOC125186025 gene encoding 60S ribosomal protein L18a-like protein, protein MSEEGGGKTLGVSSAAQSSPPPPNYYYGTFQGVANYPPHPDYSVIGIPHPQPVPPCAISAHPPHYYPPGYNAVPGHVVAHGPFREERLPCFGVGLGWLLFITGFFLGAIPWYIGAFLLLCVRMDDREKPGLIACGIAALLAALAVTLGLTNASYPW, encoded by the exons ATGAGCGAAGAAGGCGGAGGAAAGACCCTAGGCGTCTCGTCCGCCGCCCAATCTTCGCCACCGCCGCCCAATTATTACTACGGCACTTTTCAAGGCGTGGCTAATTATCCGCCCCACCCCGATTATTCGGTGATAGGAATCCCTCATCCTCAGCCTGTGCCCCCTTGCGCCATCTCTGCCCATCCGCCGCATTACTATCCTCCGGGATATAACGCCGTTCCCG GTCATGTTGTTGCTCATGGACCTTTTAGGGAGGAACGGCTCCCCTGTTTTGGTGTTGGACTTGGATGGCTTTT GTTTATTACTGGTTTCTTTCTGGGTGCAATCCCCTGGTATATAGGAGCTTTTCTACTGCTATGTGTCCGTATGGATGACAGGGAGAAGCCTGGACTCATTGCATGTGGCATAGCT GCTCTGCTAGCTGCTCTTGCTGTTACTCTTGGTTTGACAAATGCAAGTTATCCCTGGTGA